A window from Ananas comosus cultivar F153 unplaced genomic scaffold, ASM154086v1, whole genome shotgun sequence encodes these proteins:
- the LOC109704052 gene encoding uncharacterized protein LOC109704052 → MASSYTMCSARLSPSPSPPLSSHGVVVALLPSPPMASLSFASSISLSNLPLPLRTHHHPPPTPPTPTAPTLFAAAAYGAKPYKGSVKRLWSPRGKKSVKRKRKKKQQLRLSKMVGPFIRSLLRGLIWLGNYNSRADFKKLLVALCYGEKNPIFLVIFLDLVRRMRRLVKLLV, encoded by the exons ATGGCCTCATCCTACACAATGTGCTCCGCGAGGTTATCTCCCTCCCCTTCTCCACCCCTCTCCTCCCATGGCGTCGTCGTCGCgctcctcccctctcctcccatGGCGTCGCTCTCCTTCGCCTCCTCCATATCCCTCTCCAacctccctctccccctccgcACCCACCACCACCCTCCTCCCACTCCTCCCACTCCTACCGCTCCCACACTCTTCGCCGCAGCGGCCTACGGCGCGAAACCCTACAAG GGTTCGGTGAAGCGGCTTTGGAGCCCGCGGGGGAAGAagagcgtcaagaggaagaggaagaagaagcagcagcttcGGCTCTCGAAAATGGTCGGCCCCTTTATCCGATCCCTCTTGCGTGGTTTGATTTGGCTTGGTAATTATAATAGTCGTGCTGATTTTAAGAAGCTTCTAGTGGCATTGTGTTATGGCGAAAAGAATCCGatttttttggtgatttttttgGATTTGGTGAGAAGGATGCGTAGATTAGTCAAATTATTGGTTTAG